A stretch of the Leptidea sinapis chromosome 17, ilLepSina1.1, whole genome shotgun sequence genome encodes the following:
- the LOC126968891 gene encoding protein phosphatase PHLPP-like protein isoform X3 produces MSISATIDLKEALYLHLATLDVSHNTVEVLVLSALRGLRELYAANNSIQHMSLHGASLRILHAPYNNLESLTTTVPPINLVEINLSHNKLTLLPQWLSGCSDLTKLYASNNQLSSLPDHLFCSELSSLSHLHLGHNKISTIPSMPRLRSPLKELILNENCIQALPENFFSVCDRLCVLNLSNNRLSRLPRIRGVSSHSLERLYLTANCLNDDSIDVIITFRELKILHVAYNCLTSLPESFCNFWPHMEEFIVSGNSLTKLPDSLAQLNNIKIVRAHSNRLRSIPMFACSASVKVLDFAHNELDSIDLRLLAPKQLKFLDISCNKKLQMNPSQFIAYKSQRPLSLVDVTGHNNQSWSRKSGFHEEFKATTPWALGFSECPNKQLQLSCAQIRLPSFCNKEGLFAVIDGENDTEVAKILQTSLPGLLLEEKAIKETVNEYMKYVVLSAHRELKEKGQKKGASLIMCHLSPVESSENAFGNINKRYSLRLANVGDTKAILCRRNGPLCLGAENNKRLGYSTRYPHLIPDPDVVQTIIKEDDEFLILGNGRFWNAITVDTAVSEVRTERNPVLAAKRLQDLAQSYGVEDCISVIVIRFDIARPDLDMLMKELRQTINTTKSCRPDCCCSRLEPCCHSITPPKSNSDRSSPSGQSDKPLSEIMNPQQHYASVRSHAKATDRKPRGGVARAIRVRVEEDKEENKKIDEPSSEEQFKCWEYMLEQNTQMIFDKELDNLSKGIKSEAGSLKNIKGLSGSSPQLQLAGKQSKLPFLSKHFGSARSFGAALKPEFRFGSGRMPNCGPNAAYFGSLQRLMPYHLEYDFAVIQEKSAQSQESLDLEGRMQQYWGVATTEL; encoded by the exons ATGTCGATCTCCGCCACAATAGACTTAAAGGAAGCATTGTACTTG CACTTGGCGACACTGGACGTGTCTCATAATACAGTGGAGGTGTTAGTATTATCAGCTCTGCGTGGACTACGAGAATTATACGCGGCCAACAATTCCATACAGCATATGTCTCTGCATGGCGCATCGTTACGAATTCTACATGCACCGTACAATA ATTTGGAGAGCTTAACAACAACAGTACCCCCGATAAACTTGGTCGAAATAAATTTATCGCACAACAAACTTACTTTATTACCACAATGGCTCAGTGGCTGTTCAGATTTGACAAAACTTTACGCAAGCAATAACCAACTCTCGTCACTCCCTGATCATTTGTTCTGCAGCGAATTATCTAGTCTCAGCCATTTGCACTTGGGTCACAATAAAATATCAACTATACCATCAATGCCGAGGCTAAGATCACCTTTAAAAGAACTTATCCTGAATGAAAACTGTATTCAAGCGCTTCCAGAAAACTTTTTCTCGGTTTGTGATAGATTATGTGTTCTAAATCTTTCCAACAATAGATTAAGTCGTCTACCCAGAATAAGAGGTGTTTCTTCACATTCCTTAGAACGACTATATTTAACAGCCAATTGCTTAAACGATGACTCGATTGACGTCATCATAACTTTTAGAGAACTTAAAATTCTGCACGTCGCTTATAATTGCCTTACGAGTTTGCCTGAAAGTTTTTGCAACTTTTGGCCACATATGGAAGAATTCATAGTGTCTGGAAACTCTTTGACGAAACTTCCAGATAGTTTAGCTCAGCTCaataatatcaaaattgttCGCGCGCATTCAAACAGATTACGATCCATACCAATGTTTGCCTGCAGTGCTTCAGTGAAAGTATTAGATTTTGCACACAACGAATTAGATAGTATTGATCTACGTCTTTTAGCACCAAAGCAACTAAAATTTTTAGACATTTCATGTAACAAAAAGTTACAAATGAACCCATCACAATTCATTGCATATAAATCTCAACGCCCGCTGAGTTTGGTTGATGTGACGGGGCATAATAATCAAAGCTGGTCTCGAAAAAGTGGTTTTCATGAGGAGTTTAAGGCGACTACTCCATGGGCTTTAGGTTTTTCCGAATGCCCTAATAAGCAATTGCAATTATCGTGCGCTCAAATACGGTTACCATCATTTTGTAATAAAGAGGGTTTATTTGCGGTAATTGATGGTGAAAATGATACAGAAGTTGCAAAAATATTACAGACAAGCCTACCTGGGTTACTTTTGGAAGaaaaagctattaaagaaaCTGTCAATGAATACATGAAGTATGTTGTTTTATCAGCTCACAGGGAATTGAAAGAAAAAGGACAAAAAAAGGGTGCAAGTCTTATTATGTGCCATTTATCTCCAGTAGAATCTTCAGAAAATGCATTCGGTAACATAAACAAACGATACAGTTTAAGGTTGGCAAATGTAGGCGATACTAAAGCAATTTTATGTCGGCGAAATGGTCCTTTGTGCTTAGGTGCTGAGAACAACAAGCGTTTGGGCTATTCCACGCGATATCCACATCTCATTCCAGATCCTGACGTTGTCCAGACTATAATCAAAGAAGATGACGAATTCTTAATTTTAGGTAATGGAAGATTTTGGAATGCTATCACTGTAGATACTGCAGTATCTGAAGTGCGAACTGAACGCAATCCAGTTTTAGCAGCTAAGAGATTACAAGATTTAGCTCAAAGCTATGGTGTTGAAGATTGTATATCAgttattgttataagatttgacATTGCCAGGCCCGATCTTGACATGTTAATGAAAGAATTACGCCAAACAATTAATACAACAAAATCGTGTCGTCCTGATTGCTGTTGCTCTCGCTTAGAACCGTGCTGTCATTCGATTACTCCACCTAAATCAAATAGTGATCGTTCTTCTCCAAGTGGCCAAAGTGATAAACCTCTAAGTGAAATAATGAATCCACAACAACATTATGCAAGTGTTCGCTCACATGCTAAAGCAACAGACAGGAAACCTCGAGGAGGAGTTGCTAGAGCGATCCGCGTGCGAGTGGAAGAAGATAAGGAagagaataaaaaaatagatgaacCATCCTCCGAAGAACAATTTAAGTGCTGGGAATATATGTTAGAGCAAAATACGCAAATGATATTTGACAAAGAGCTAGATAATCTATCAAAAGGAATAAAGTCAGAGGCTGGaagtttgaaaaatataaaaggtTTATCGGGAAGCAGTCCCCAGTTGCAATTGGCTGGTAAACAGAGCAAGCTCCCATTTCTGTCGAAACATTTTGGCAGTGCACGATCATTTGGTGCAGCCCTAAAGCCAGAATTTCGTTTTGGATCAGGCCGAATGCCAAACTGTGGGCCAAATGCTGCATACTTTGGTTCTCTTCAAAGGCTAATGCCGTACCATTTAGAGTATGATTTCGCAGTTATCCAGGAAAAATCGGCGCAGTCACAGGAATCTCTTGATCTGGAAGGTCGGATGCAACAATATTGGGGCGTAGCGACGACAGAGTTATAA